Genomic DNA from Theileria equi strain WA chromosome 4 map unlocalized gcontig_1105316255033, whole genome shotgun sequence:
TTTTAGATATAATCTAAAAGGGATAGTGGCATTAAACAATGAAGATAAGCTCTGTGTTATCGCTGCTTTCTGTAGGAAGTTTAGCCGTCCTTGCCAAAACCAAGGACGGGATTACCCTAACCGGAATCGATCTCGATGAGCCCAAGCATATTAACAAGTGTGAAGATGGCAAGTGCCAAGAAAACGTTACATGTCCATGTGCAAATGACCATAAGCAAGAGTTAGTAGAAGATGTGGCAGATGCAGAACCAAAGGACGATGTACCTAAAAATATAACAGTTCCTAAGAAGGATTCAAGCAAAGAACAAGGTGATCTCTCACCAGAAGCCCTTAAAGAGTTATCCGTACTTAACACCCTCAtcaaagatgatgaaaaggagatTACTCCTGAAGAAGTTGTATCTGTTGATAAGAGAGGAGAACTCGATGTTATCAAGGAATCTCCAAATGTTCCCCAAGAAGACAAGGAGCCggaacaagatgaagaagaagaagattctggaaaCTTGGAGTCTGAACCAGAACCAAAAGAACCAAAGCACCAAACAAGGTCAGAATCACATAGATATAAGCACGTACATGAGTATGAATACTTGCGCATAAGTGACATGAATAGTGAACCAGTTGAAAAGGTGAAGCATAGAGAGTATAAGATTAAACCAAATGGCGAAATCGAGGATATTATAAGATcagataaagaagaaacaaaaacaGTAGAGCATAGCACTCCAAAGGACGATAAGATACCCACTCCCACTGACGAGGTAACTGAAACACCTGAGGATGATGAAGCATCTGACGACGAAAGTAACAGTGGCAATAGTGTTAATGATTTTGTTTCAGCACTAAAAAGCGCTGTTCCGGCATTGAACACTACTGACGATGTAGAGTTAAAAAAGGATGCAAAGGATCTTCTTTCACAGCCATTCAACATAAAGGAGGTG
This window encodes:
- a CDS encoding hypothetical protein (encoded by transcript BEWA_015500A); amino-acid sequence: MKISSVLSLLSVGSLAVLAKTKDGITLTGIDLDEPKHINKCEDGKCQENVTCPCANDHKQELVEDVADAEPKDDVPKNITVPKKDSSKEQGDLSPEALKELSVLNTLIKDDEKEITPEEVVSVDKRGELDVIKESPNVPQEDKEPEQDEEEEDSGNLESEPEPKEPKHQTRSESHRYKHVHEYEYLRISDMNSEPVEKVKHREYKIKPNGEIEDIIRSDKEETKTVEHSTPKDDKIPTPTDEVTETPEDDEASDDESNSGNSVNDFVSALKSAVPALNTTDDVELKKDAKDLLSQPFNIKEVLDAVPTERSGNSPTAKNAQDGDVSEGGALRGLKSKKRKSKKAKKSKSKSKKAKKNNKKNKKDKKEKKDKKRKEIRTKLEALREQEDRLQEQLEQEKERIRNAEGLEEKEKSEEKRLERELERCRKNIEKLEKKQKKEERKERQRLGKEKKKELRRERKRLEREEKKILDEEDEEEELKNRRKNDLDDDEGQNGRDFPNFDDDSDQDCEDGSCDS